A genomic window from Aethina tumida isolate Nest 87 chromosome 4, icAetTumi1.1, whole genome shotgun sequence includes:
- the LOC109605355 gene encoding mitogen-activated protein kinase kinase kinase kinase 4 isoform X4, whose amino-acid sequence MAHQLPPSVNCSLNDIDLTALKDPAGIFELIEVVGNGTYGQVYKGRHTKTGQLAAIKVMDVTEDEEEEIKLEINVLKRYSDHRNIATYYGAFIKKSPPGKDDQLWLVMEYCGAGSVTDLVKSTKGQSLKEEWIAYISREMLRGLSYLHSNKVIHRDIKGQNVLLTDNAEIKLVDFGVSAQLDRTIGRRNTFIGTPYWMAPEVIACDENPEATYDNRSDLWSLGITALEMAESQPPLCELHPMRALFLIPRNPPPRLKSRKWNKKFQTFIETVLVKDYHDRPYTEQLLKHPFIRDQPTERQVRIQLKDHIDRCKKRKQEKEREDYRYSGSENEEEDPQTAGEPSSIVQAPGGDTLRRNFQQIQEGRTLSQAVEPPPRSGKNKDREEIPEPGPPARPPIPQRTIVVPEPAPPRRPLPPPPDNNFGSRPQQPQQQQRNSQSQNMFKPMGAAARKPEELDALAAHLNELGVQQTNQPEAPPRNNRNNKQSSSVNNNNVSTPSSASNHSTPNQANSGNNIDSLVDSETDSEPEDNGRVRNDGTLLASDPPKPLAGLGVVAESPAGVSSPGATGSGSSSGSAPNRPLPPTPDDDETQDKTLVMRKQSAASLSKKVEDIDEATLLKDWDFDKFFPSTKRSTNGPNNNPPKSSTPISARKSVAGKEDEKKSHGHRRMDSDSKITNPFFRGFRRENSDFFPMSARHSAIFIDKNARSSGIFNNRRGSDAGLAKKTTGEPVLTDYVKRTQSPSKNDINKNYGLISSDKQRNSPVKSIFKDNFLRPRREKTESEIVLRNSEARRSIRETLEARRREMETQFADSIGRRGSRPTDVSAMNLSTGTNSSTEGEGYVFLQNGRSGEHTRQSSVLPDLLSQASGSPGTPSARDKSQSEEHHHGEFMTPPSHTNHLPLALQQKQRSFLAFGFGVSNAGQPSRRESHVNVNVTPTSHDLTSDTPEIRKYKKRFNSEILCAALWGVNLLIGTEHGLMLLDRSGQGKVYQLISRRRFQQMEVLEGQNILVTISGKKNRVRVYYLSWLKSKILRTDGVSDQVERRNGWINVGDLQGAVHFKIVKYERIKFLVIALKDSIEIYAWAPKPYHKFMAFKSFCELTFRPLLVDLTVEEGTRLKVIYGSSDGFHAVDLDSASVYDIYLPKHIQGGISPHCIVALPNTNGMQLLLCYDNEGVYVNTYGRIAKNVILQWGEMPTSVAYIGTGQIMGWGNKAIEIRSVETGHLDGVFMHKKAQRLKFLCERNDKVFFSSAKSGSNCQIYFMTLNKPGMANW is encoded by the exons gGTCGGCACACGAAAACAGGTCAACTGGCCGCCATAAAGGTGATGGACGTGACGGAGGACGAGGAGGAGGAGATCAAATTGGAAATCAACGTGCTGAAGCGGTATTCGGATCACAGGAACATCGCCACCTATTATGGGGCGTTCATCAAGAAATCGCCACCAGGGAAGGACGACCAACTCTGGCTGGTCATGGAATATTGCGGTGCAG gttCGGTGACGGATTTGGTGAAGTCGACGAAGGGCCAGTCGCTGAAGGAGGAATGGATCGCGTACATAAGCAGGGAGATGTTGAGGGGCCTCTCATACTTACACTCCAACAAAGTCATACACAGGGACATCAAGGGACAAAACGTCCTTTTGACGGACAACGCCGAAATCAAATTAG TGGACTTCGGTGTGTCCGCCCAATTAGATAGGACAATAGGCCGTCGGAACACATTCATAGGTACCCCGTATTGGATGGCGCCAGAAGTCATTGCCTGTGATGAAAACCCCGAGGCTACCTACGACAATCGTAGCGATTTATGGTCACTAGGAATTACAG CATTAGAAATGGCCGAGTCACAGCCGCCGTTGTGCGAGCTGCACCCGATGCGAGCCTTATTCCTGATACCCCGCAACCCGCCGCCGCGGCTGAAGAGCCGCAAATGGAACAAGAAGTTCCAAACGTTCATCGAAACAGTATTAGTGAAGGACTACCACGACCGACCGTACACCGAGCAACTGCTCAAGCACCCGTTCATCAGGGACCAACCGACCGAACGGCAGGTCAGGATACAGCTCAAGGACCATATCGACAGGTGCAAGAAGCGGAAACAGGAGAAGGAGCGCGAGGACTATCGCTACTCCGGCTCGGAGAACGAGGAGGAGGACCCGCAGACGGCCGGCGAGCCCAGTAGCATCGTTCAGGCGCCAGGCGGCGACACTCTGCGACGTAACTTCCAGCAGATACAGGAGGGACGCACCCTTAGCCAGGCTGTTGAACCACCGCCAAG gaGTGGCAAGAACAAAGACAGGGAAGAAATTCCCGAACCGGGTCCGCCTGCCAGACCGCCAATTCCACAAAGGACCATCGTTGTACCAGAACCTGCTCCACCAAGACg accaCTGCCACCACCTCCAGATAATAATTTCGGCTCAAGACCGCAACAGCCTCAGCAGCAACAGAGAAACTCTCAGTCGCAGAACATGTTCAAACCTATG GGCGCAGCAGCACGTAAACCTGAG GAACTCGACGCTCTCGCCGCCCATCTGAACGAGCTGGGCGTCCAGCAGACGAACCAACCCGAGGCGCCACCTCGCAACAACCGAAACAACAAGCAATCGTCGTCggtcaacaacaacaacgtgTCGACGCCGAGCAGCGCCAGCAATCACTCGACGCCCAACCAGGCGAACAGCGGCAACAACATCGACAGTCTCGTCGACAGCGAAACGGACTCCGAACCGGAAGACAACGGTCGGGTCCGGAACGACGGCACTCTGTTGGCCAGCGACCCACCCAAGCCACT GGCCGGTCTCGGCGTGGTAGCCGAGAGTCCGGCGGGCGTGTCCAGTCCGGGCGCCACCGGATCCGGTTCCAGTTCGGGTAGCGCACCCAACAGGCCTTTGCCACCCACCCCCGACGACGACGAAACCCAAGACAAGACGTTGGTGATGAGAAAG CAGTCGGCGGCCAGTCTATCGAAAAAAGTCGAGGATATCGACGAGGCGACGCTGCTGAAAGACTGGGACTTTGACAAGTTTTTCCCGAGCACGAAACGCAGCACTAACGGCCCGAACAACAATCCGCCGAAAAGTAGCACGCCGATATCGGCGCGAAAGAGCGTCGCCGGCAAGGAGGACGAGAAGAAGTCCCACGGTCACAGGCGCATGGATAGCGATTCCAAGATCACCAATCCGTTCTTTAGGGGCTTTCGCAGGGAGAATTCGGACTTCTTCCCCATGAGTGCCAGACACTCGGCCATTTTTATCGATAAAAACGCCAGATCCAGCGGTATTTTCAATAATCGCAGGGGTTCCGACGCCGGTTTGGCTAAAAAGACCACCGGTGAACCGGTGTTGACGGATTACGTGAAACGCACTCAGTCGCCCAGCAAGAACGACATTAACAAAAACTACGGCTTGATCAGTAGCGACAAGCAGAGAAACAGTCCGGTCAAAAGCATTTTCAAAGACAACTTTCTGCGTCCGAGACGCGAGAAAACCGAATCTGAAATAGTACTGCGTAACTCTGAGGCTCGCAGGAGTATCAGAGAGACTTTAGAGGCTCGAAGGAGAGAAATGGAAACTCAATTTGCTGATAGCATTGGAAGACGGGGCTCGAGGCCGACTGATGTCAGTGCTATGAATCTGTCCACTGGTACCAACTCTTCCACTGAGGGTGAAGGATATGTTTTTCTACAG AACGGCCGTAGCGGCGAACACACTCGCCAGAGCAGCGTGCTTCCGGATCTGCTGAGCCAGGCAAGCGGAAGTCCCGGCACCCCGTCCGCCAGGGACAAGTCGCAGAGCGAGGAG CACCATCACGGTGAATTCATGACACCGCCCTCCCACACTAACCATCTTCCTCTTGCCCTGCAACAGAAACAGCGTTCCTTCTTGGCCTTCGGCTTCGGCGTCAGCAATGCCGGACAGCCGTCGCGTCGTGAGTCCCACGTGAACGTCAACGTGACCCCCACCTCGCACGACCTGACGTCCGACACGCCCGAGATCAGGAAGTACAAGAAACGATTCAACAGCGAAATCCTGTGCGCCGCACTATGGg GTGTGAATTTGCTGATCGGAACGGAACACGGATTGATGTTGTTGGACAGGAGCGGCCAAGGTAAGGTGTACCAATTGATTTCGAGGAGGCGGTTCCAGCAGATGGAGGTGCTCGAGGGACAAAACATCCTGGTCACGATATCCGGCAAGAAGAACCGGGTCCGCGTCTACTACCTCAGTTGGCTGAAGAGCAAAATCTTGCGCACCGACGGCGTTAGTGAC CAAGTGGAACGCAGAAACGGCTGGATAAACGTGGGCGACCTCCAAGGCGCCGTACACTTCAAGATCGTCAAGTACGAGCGCATCAAGTTCCTGGTCATCGCCCTGAAGGACAGCATTGAAATCTACGCCTGGGCGCCGAAGCCGTATCACAAGTTCATGGCGTTCAAGTCGTTCTGCGAACTGACGTTCCGGCCCCTGCTCGTCGATCTGACCGTTGAGGAGGGCACGCGGCTGAAAGTCATTTACGGCAGCTCCGATGGGTTCCACGCCGTCGATCTGGACTCTGCCAGCGTTTACGACATTTACCTGCCTAAACAT ATTCAGGGGGGAATTAGTCCACATTGCATAGTTGCTCTACCAAACACCAACGGAATGCAGCTATTGTTGTGCTACGACAATGAAGGTGTCTACGTCAACACCTACGGTCGAATAGCTAAAAACGTGATACTTCAg TGGGGCGAAATGCCGACTTCAGTGGCGTACATCGGCACGGGCCAGATAATGGGCTGGGGCAACAAGGCAATAGAGATCCGTTCGGTCGAGACCGGCCACCTGGACGGCGTGTTCATGCACAAGAAGGCGCAGCGCCTCAAGTTCCTCTGCGAACGCAACGACAAAGTATTCTTCAGCAGCGCGAAGAGCGGCTCCAACTGTCAGATCTATTTCATGACGCTGAACAAGCCGGGCATGGCCAACTGGTAA
- the LOC109605355 gene encoding mitogen-activated protein kinase kinase kinase kinase 4 isoform X1, with protein sequence MAHQLPPSVNCSLNDIDLTALKDPAGIFELIEVVGNGTYGQVYKGRHTKTGQLAAIKVMDVTEDEEEEIKLEINVLKRYSDHRNIATYYGAFIKKSPPGKDDQLWLVMEYCGAGSVTDLVKSTKGQSLKEEWIAYISREMLRGLSYLHSNKVIHRDIKGQNVLLTDNAEIKLVDFGVSAQLDRTIGRRNTFIGTPYWMAPEVIACDENPEATYDNRSDLWSLGITALEMAESQPPLCELHPMRALFLIPRNPPPRLKSRKWNKKFQTFIETVLVKDYHDRPYTEQLLKHPFIRDQPTERQVRIQLKDHIDRCKKRKQEKEREDYRYSGSENEEEDPQTAGEPSSIVQAPGGDTLRRNFQQIQEGRTLSQAVEPPPRSGKNKDREEIPEPGPPARPPIPQRTIVVPEPAPPRRPLPPPPDNNFGSRPQQPQQQQRNSQSQNMFKPMGAAARKPEELDALAAHLNELGVQQTNQPEAPPRNNRNNKQSSSVNNNNVSTPSSASNHSTPNQANSGNNIDSLVDSETDSEPEDNGRVRNDGTLLASDPPKPLPEFAYRAGLGVVAESPAGVSSPGATGSGSSSGSAPNRPLPPTPDDDETQDKTLVMRKQSAASLSKKVEDIDEATLLKDWDFDKFFPSTKRSTNGPNNNPPKSSTPISARKSVAGKEDEKKSHGHRRMDSDSKITNPFFRGFRRENSDFFPMSARHSAIFIDKNARSSGIFNNRRGSDAGLAKKTTGEPVLTDYVKRTQSPSKNDINKNYGLISSDKQRNSPVKSIFKDNFLRPRREKTESEIVLRNSEARRSIRETLEARRREMETQFADSIGRRGSRPTDVSAMNLSTGTNSSTEGEGYVFLQNGRSGEHTRQSSVLPDLLSQASGSPGTPSARDKSQSEEHHHGEFMTPPSHTNHLPLALQQKQRSFLAFGFGVSNAGQPSRRESHVNVNVTPTSHDLTSDTPEIRKYKKRFNSEILCAALWGVNLLIGTEHGLMLLDRSGQGKVYQLISRRRFQQMEVLEGQNILVTISGKKNRVRVYYLSWLKSKILRTDGVSDQVERRNGWINVGDLQGAVHFKIVKYERIKFLVIALKDSIEIYAWAPKPYHKFMAFKSFCELTFRPLLVDLTVEEGTRLKVIYGSSDGFHAVDLDSASVYDIYLPKHIQGGISPHCIVALPNTNGMQLLLCYDNEGVYVNTYGRIAKNVILQWGEMPTSVAYIGTGQIMGWGNKAIEIRSVETGHLDGVFMHKKAQRLKFLCERNDKVFFSSAKSGSNCQIYFMTLNKPGMANW encoded by the exons gGTCGGCACACGAAAACAGGTCAACTGGCCGCCATAAAGGTGATGGACGTGACGGAGGACGAGGAGGAGGAGATCAAATTGGAAATCAACGTGCTGAAGCGGTATTCGGATCACAGGAACATCGCCACCTATTATGGGGCGTTCATCAAGAAATCGCCACCAGGGAAGGACGACCAACTCTGGCTGGTCATGGAATATTGCGGTGCAG gttCGGTGACGGATTTGGTGAAGTCGACGAAGGGCCAGTCGCTGAAGGAGGAATGGATCGCGTACATAAGCAGGGAGATGTTGAGGGGCCTCTCATACTTACACTCCAACAAAGTCATACACAGGGACATCAAGGGACAAAACGTCCTTTTGACGGACAACGCCGAAATCAAATTAG TGGACTTCGGTGTGTCCGCCCAATTAGATAGGACAATAGGCCGTCGGAACACATTCATAGGTACCCCGTATTGGATGGCGCCAGAAGTCATTGCCTGTGATGAAAACCCCGAGGCTACCTACGACAATCGTAGCGATTTATGGTCACTAGGAATTACAG CATTAGAAATGGCCGAGTCACAGCCGCCGTTGTGCGAGCTGCACCCGATGCGAGCCTTATTCCTGATACCCCGCAACCCGCCGCCGCGGCTGAAGAGCCGCAAATGGAACAAGAAGTTCCAAACGTTCATCGAAACAGTATTAGTGAAGGACTACCACGACCGACCGTACACCGAGCAACTGCTCAAGCACCCGTTCATCAGGGACCAACCGACCGAACGGCAGGTCAGGATACAGCTCAAGGACCATATCGACAGGTGCAAGAAGCGGAAACAGGAGAAGGAGCGCGAGGACTATCGCTACTCCGGCTCGGAGAACGAGGAGGAGGACCCGCAGACGGCCGGCGAGCCCAGTAGCATCGTTCAGGCGCCAGGCGGCGACACTCTGCGACGTAACTTCCAGCAGATACAGGAGGGACGCACCCTTAGCCAGGCTGTTGAACCACCGCCAAG gaGTGGCAAGAACAAAGACAGGGAAGAAATTCCCGAACCGGGTCCGCCTGCCAGACCGCCAATTCCACAAAGGACCATCGTTGTACCAGAACCTGCTCCACCAAGACg accaCTGCCACCACCTCCAGATAATAATTTCGGCTCAAGACCGCAACAGCCTCAGCAGCAACAGAGAAACTCTCAGTCGCAGAACATGTTCAAACCTATG GGCGCAGCAGCACGTAAACCTGAG GAACTCGACGCTCTCGCCGCCCATCTGAACGAGCTGGGCGTCCAGCAGACGAACCAACCCGAGGCGCCACCTCGCAACAACCGAAACAACAAGCAATCGTCGTCggtcaacaacaacaacgtgTCGACGCCGAGCAGCGCCAGCAATCACTCGACGCCCAACCAGGCGAACAGCGGCAACAACATCGACAGTCTCGTCGACAGCGAAACGGACTCCGAACCGGAAGACAACGGTCGGGTCCGGAACGACGGCACTCTGTTGGCCAGCGACCCACCCAAGCCACT TCCCGAGTTTGCTTACAGGGCCGGTCTCGGCGTGGTAGCCGAGAGTCCGGCGGGCGTGTCCAGTCCGGGCGCCACCGGATCCGGTTCCAGTTCGGGTAGCGCACCCAACAGGCCTTTGCCACCCACCCCCGACGACGACGAAACCCAAGACAAGACGTTGGTGATGAGAAAG CAGTCGGCGGCCAGTCTATCGAAAAAAGTCGAGGATATCGACGAGGCGACGCTGCTGAAAGACTGGGACTTTGACAAGTTTTTCCCGAGCACGAAACGCAGCACTAACGGCCCGAACAACAATCCGCCGAAAAGTAGCACGCCGATATCGGCGCGAAAGAGCGTCGCCGGCAAGGAGGACGAGAAGAAGTCCCACGGTCACAGGCGCATGGATAGCGATTCCAAGATCACCAATCCGTTCTTTAGGGGCTTTCGCAGGGAGAATTCGGACTTCTTCCCCATGAGTGCCAGACACTCGGCCATTTTTATCGATAAAAACGCCAGATCCAGCGGTATTTTCAATAATCGCAGGGGTTCCGACGCCGGTTTGGCTAAAAAGACCACCGGTGAACCGGTGTTGACGGATTACGTGAAACGCACTCAGTCGCCCAGCAAGAACGACATTAACAAAAACTACGGCTTGATCAGTAGCGACAAGCAGAGAAACAGTCCGGTCAAAAGCATTTTCAAAGACAACTTTCTGCGTCCGAGACGCGAGAAAACCGAATCTGAAATAGTACTGCGTAACTCTGAGGCTCGCAGGAGTATCAGAGAGACTTTAGAGGCTCGAAGGAGAGAAATGGAAACTCAATTTGCTGATAGCATTGGAAGACGGGGCTCGAGGCCGACTGATGTCAGTGCTATGAATCTGTCCACTGGTACCAACTCTTCCACTGAGGGTGAAGGATATGTTTTTCTACAG AACGGCCGTAGCGGCGAACACACTCGCCAGAGCAGCGTGCTTCCGGATCTGCTGAGCCAGGCAAGCGGAAGTCCCGGCACCCCGTCCGCCAGGGACAAGTCGCAGAGCGAGGAG CACCATCACGGTGAATTCATGACACCGCCCTCCCACACTAACCATCTTCCTCTTGCCCTGCAACAGAAACAGCGTTCCTTCTTGGCCTTCGGCTTCGGCGTCAGCAATGCCGGACAGCCGTCGCGTCGTGAGTCCCACGTGAACGTCAACGTGACCCCCACCTCGCACGACCTGACGTCCGACACGCCCGAGATCAGGAAGTACAAGAAACGATTCAACAGCGAAATCCTGTGCGCCGCACTATGGg GTGTGAATTTGCTGATCGGAACGGAACACGGATTGATGTTGTTGGACAGGAGCGGCCAAGGTAAGGTGTACCAATTGATTTCGAGGAGGCGGTTCCAGCAGATGGAGGTGCTCGAGGGACAAAACATCCTGGTCACGATATCCGGCAAGAAGAACCGGGTCCGCGTCTACTACCTCAGTTGGCTGAAGAGCAAAATCTTGCGCACCGACGGCGTTAGTGAC CAAGTGGAACGCAGAAACGGCTGGATAAACGTGGGCGACCTCCAAGGCGCCGTACACTTCAAGATCGTCAAGTACGAGCGCATCAAGTTCCTGGTCATCGCCCTGAAGGACAGCATTGAAATCTACGCCTGGGCGCCGAAGCCGTATCACAAGTTCATGGCGTTCAAGTCGTTCTGCGAACTGACGTTCCGGCCCCTGCTCGTCGATCTGACCGTTGAGGAGGGCACGCGGCTGAAAGTCATTTACGGCAGCTCCGATGGGTTCCACGCCGTCGATCTGGACTCTGCCAGCGTTTACGACATTTACCTGCCTAAACAT ATTCAGGGGGGAATTAGTCCACATTGCATAGTTGCTCTACCAAACACCAACGGAATGCAGCTATTGTTGTGCTACGACAATGAAGGTGTCTACGTCAACACCTACGGTCGAATAGCTAAAAACGTGATACTTCAg TGGGGCGAAATGCCGACTTCAGTGGCGTACATCGGCACGGGCCAGATAATGGGCTGGGGCAACAAGGCAATAGAGATCCGTTCGGTCGAGACCGGCCACCTGGACGGCGTGTTCATGCACAAGAAGGCGCAGCGCCTCAAGTTCCTCTGCGAACGCAACGACAAAGTATTCTTCAGCAGCGCGAAGAGCGGCTCCAACTGTCAGATCTATTTCATGACGCTGAACAAGCCGGGCATGGCCAACTGGTAA